From a region of the Candidatus Kapaibacterium sp. genome:
- a CDS encoding virulence protein RhuM/Fic/DOC family protein — MKGEIVIYQSSDSKTQVEVRLQDESLWLNQYQMEALFQTERTSIVRHLQNIFATGELEESSTCVKIPQVQIEGGREILRKIKFYNLDVIISVGYRVNSKQGTQFRIWANNVLKNYLLQGYALNDSILRKERDKLKNLNDAIKLITDLTLSSEIESESKIGFLQLLDKYSSALMILDDYDNQRIKFFENTVESAYRLEYDEVIDIILKMKQKSGDLDLFGREKDESLKSSISAIYQTFNGKDLYPSILNKAINLLYFLVKNHSFVDGNKRIAAVVFIYFLEKCDKLSLLTLDNNLLASLTLLIANSKPNERELIINIVNIMLHDKII; from the coding sequence TTGAAAGGCGAGATTGTAATATATCAATCATCTGACAGCAAAACACAAGTAGAAGTGAGATTGCAGGATGAGTCTTTATGGTTAAACCAATATCAAATGGAAGCCCTTTTTCAGACTGAAAGGACCTCCATTGTCAGACATTTGCAAAACATTTTTGCCACGGGTGAATTGGAGGAGTCTTCAACTTGTGTAAAAATACCACAAGTTCAAATCGAAGGCGGTAGAGAGATACTGAGGAAAATTAAATTTTACAACTTAGATGTAATTATCTCCGTTGGTTATCGAGTAAATTCAAAGCAGGGAACACAATTCAGGATTTGGGCTAATAATGTTTTGAAAAATTATTTATTACAAGGTTATGCATTAAATGATTCGATTCTAAGAAAAGAACGAGATAAACTAAAGAATCTTAATGATGCTATTAAGTTGATAACTGATTTGACTTTATCATCTGAAATTGAATCTGAATCAAAAATTGGATTCCTACAACTCCTTGACAAATACTCCTCAGCGTTAATGATTCTTGATGATTATGATAATCAACGAATAAAGTTTTTTGAGAATACTGTTGAATCAGCTTACCGATTAGAATATGATGAAGTTATTGATATTATTTTAAAAATGAAACAGAAATCAGGAGATTTGGATTTGTTTGGCAGAGAGAAAGATGAATCTTTGAAAAGCTCAATTTCAGCTATTTATCAGACTTTCAACGGAAAGGATTTATATCCTTCGATACTTAATAAAGCTATAAATTTGCTTTATTTTTTAGTAAAGAATCATTCATTTGTAGATGGAAACAAGCGTATTGCTGCAGTAGTTTTTATTTACTTTCTTGAAAAATGCGATAAATTGTCACTTTTGACACTTGATAATAATTTGTTGGCATCACTTACTCTACTTATCGCAAACAGTAAACCAAATGAGAGGGAACTTATTATCAACATCGTCAATATCATGCTCCATGATAAAATTATATAG